The following are encoded together in the Zingiber officinale cultivar Zhangliang chromosome 8A, Zo_v1.1, whole genome shotgun sequence genome:
- the LOC122012783 gene encoding uncharacterized protein LOC122012783, with protein sequence MRGVNNSVETVNAAAAAIVATESRAQQVTVPRRRWTAWLSVYWCFGSHRNENRISHAVLVPQLAFPRSDTPAIENPNNPPEVRLPFIAPPSSPASFLPSGTPSAMQSPVAPISLSVLSTNTYSPSGPTSIFAIGPYANETQLVSPPIFSTFTTEPSTAPLTPPPEPLHLTTPSSPEVPFAKLLTSSFDANCKKAEAYEFPSYQLYPGSPIGRLISPSSACSGPSSPFPDPDYHSADISFQSFPIGKPPKILSAEGVAARKLVPWNARIGGSHLDGNKSAAAPAVESAVPPRNNEHGMDHRVSFDLTAEEFTRCLEKKVAISCEGTSESFTARTDGVLVTNEADNNRRIDIDDSYHDLTEKVQSSLNLPPTKEFNFDNSDGISDAPSAGSDWWANEKVIGTASEHQKSWAFMPMIQPGVS encoded by the coding sequence AGAAGAAGATGGACTGCCTGGCTCAGTGTGTATTGGTGCTTTGGATCGCACAGAAATGAGAACCGCATCAGCCATGCTGTCCTTGTTCCTCAACTTGCATTTCCTCGGTCGGATACCCCTGCAATTGAGAACCCAAACAATCCACCTGAAGTGAGGCTTCCATTCATTGCCCCACCTTCCTCTCCAGCTTCCTTTCTACCATCAGGAACTCCCTCTGCCATGCAATCACCTGTGGCTCCTATTTCTCTCTCTGTTCTCTCAACAAACACCTACTCCCCAAGTGGTCCGACTTCCATCTTCGCCATTGGGCCTTATGCAAATGAGACTCAATTGGTGTCACCCCCAATCTTTTCCACCTTCACAACTGAACCTTCCACTGCTCCTCTTACTCCCCCACCAGAGCCTTTGCACTTGACAACCCCTTCTTCTCCTGAGGTACCATTTGCCAAATTGCTGACTTCTTCCTTTGATGCAAACTGCAAGAAAGCTGAGGCGTATGAGTTCCCATCCTACCAACTTTACCCTGGAAGTCCAATCGGTCGCCTTATCTCACCAAGTTCAGCATGTTCCGGTCCTTCCTCGCCATTCCCTGATCCTGATTACCACTCAGCTGACATCTCTTTCCAATCATTCCCTATTGGCAAACCACCGAAAATCTTGAGTGCTGAAGGAGTGGCTGCAAGAAAGCTTGTTCCTTGGAATGCTCGGATTGGTGGATCACATTTGGACGGTAATAAATCTGCAGCAGCGCCAGCAGTGGAATCTGCTGTTCCACCTAGGAATAATGAACACGGAATGGATCACAGAGTATCATTCGACTTAACTGCTGAAGAGTTCACACGCTGTTTGGAAAAGAAGGTAGCAATCTCCTGCGAAGGGACTTCTGAAAGCTTTACAGCAAGAACTGATGGGGTTCTTGTGACTAACGAGGCAGATAACAATAGGAGAATTGACATTGACGATAGCTACCAtgacttgactgagaaagtccaaTCTTCTCTCAATCTTCCTCCaactaaagaatttaattttgacAACTCAGATGGGATTTCAGATGCACCTAGTGCTGGTTCTGACTGGTGGGCCAACGAGAAGGTCATTGGCACAGCATCTGAGCATCAAAAGAGTTGGGCTTTTATGCCGATGATACAGCCAGGGGTGAGCTGA